The proteins below come from a single Myxocyprinus asiaticus isolate MX2 ecotype Aquarium Trade chromosome 28, UBuf_Myxa_2, whole genome shotgun sequence genomic window:
- the LOC127419261 gene encoding aquaporin-4-like — protein MGIRQELRSRQFWQGILAEILGSLVFVSAVLGSLVPGPDGVSPGPIYPALAAGMATVVLGYCFGEISGAQVNPAITVALLATRKVDVLRAVVYLVAQCLGGILSTGILYLTLPLKSTAQNYINKVPVEMNAGQALGMEMLATFVLGFTVFSVEDQRRRESSEPGNLAIGFAVTTAIFIAGRFSGASLNPARSLGPAIILGYWEHHWVYWIGPILGAVMAGVSHEFIFAPSASRQKLVACLTCKDIEIVETASVSRSSLSTVTQSAMRNKQSNKLEHS, from the exons ATGGGAATCAGACAG GAGCTGAGGAGCCGTCAGTTTTGGCAGGGGATTCTGGCAGAGATCCTGGGTTCCCTGGTCTTTGTGTCTGCCGTGTTGGGCTCTTTAGTGCCGGGGCCGGACGGGGTCTCCCCAGGGCCCATCTACCCAGCACTGGCTGCTGGTATGGCAACTGTGGTTCTGGGATATTGCTTTGGTGAAATCAGTGGGGCTCAG GTAAATCCTGCAATAACTGTGGCACTTTTGGCGACACGGAAGGTAGATGTCTTGAGGGCTGTAGTTTATCTGGTAGCCCAGTGTTTGGGGGGCATCCTCTCAACTGGGATACTCTACCTCACCCTGCCCCTGAAGTCCACTGCACAGAACTACATCAACAAG GTCCCTGTGGAAATGAATGCAGGCCAAGCTCTTGGGATGGAGATGCTAGCCACGTTTGTCCTGGGTTTCACTGTATTCTCTGTGGAAGATCAACGCAGGAGGGAAAGCAGTGAACCCGGAAACTTGGCCATTGGGTTTGCCGTAACCACTGCAATATTCATTGCT GGAAGATTTTCAGGTGCTAGCCTGAACCCAGCTCGCTCTCTTGGTCCTGCCATAATACTTGGATACTGGGAACACCACTGG GTGTACTGGATTGGGCCAATTTTAGGTGCAGTTATGGCTGGAGTATCTCATGAGTTTATCTTTGCACCCAGCGCATCCAGGCAAAAGTTGGTGGCTTGTTTGACCTGTAAGGACATTGAGATAGTGGAGACAGCCAGTGTGTCTCGATCTTCCCTGTCCACTGTCACACAGAGCGCCATGAGaaacaaacaaagcaacaaaCTGGAGCACAGCTAA
- the LOC127419262 gene encoding lens fiber major intrinsic protein-like: protein MWEFRSVIFWRAVFAEFFGTMFFVFFGMGAALRWTSGPYHIFHTALCFGFAAATLIQSIGHISGGHINPAVTFAYLVGSQMSLFRAFFYICAQCLGALAGAAALYGVTPNNMRGTFALNTLQPGMSLGMATTVEVFLTMQLVVCVFAVTDERKNGRLGSAALSIGFSITMGHLMGMYYTGAGMNPARSFAPAVIIRNFINHWVYWVGPMIGGAMGAILYDFMLFPRMRGLSERLATLKGSRPPEAENQQESHGDPIELKTQTL, encoded by the exons ATGTGGGAGTTCCGCTCTGTAATATTTTGGCGGGCGGTGTTTGCCGAGTTTTTCGGCACCATGTTCTTTGTTTTCTTCGGGATGGGTGCAGCACTTCGCTGGACCTCCGGACCGTACCACATCTTCCACACTGCCCTCTGCTTCGGTTTTGCTGCCGCCACACTGATCCAATCCATTGGCCACATCAGCGGAGGACACATCAATCCGGCCGTCACCTTCGCCTACTTAGTTGGCTCTCAGATGTCTCTGTTCCGTGCTTTCTTCTACATTTGCGCTCAGTGCCTGGGGGCACTGGCAGGAGCCGCAGCCCTCTATGGAGTTACACCCAACAACATGAGAGGCACATTCGCACTCAACACG CTGCAGCCAGGAATGAGTCTGGGCATGGCGACCACAGTGGAGGTGTTCCTCACCATGCAACTGGTGGTCTGCGTCTTTGCCGTCACAGATGAGCGAAAAAATGGACGCCTGGGTTCTGCCGCTCTGTCCATTGGCTTTTCCATCACCATGGGCCACCTGATGGGG ATGTACTACACTGGAGCAGGTATGAACCCTGCCAGGTCTTTCGCTCCTGCTGTTATCATAAGGAATTTCATCAACCATTGG GTGTACTGGGTGGGGCCCATGATTGGTGGTGCTATGGGTGCCATCCTGTATGATTTCATGCTATTCCCCCGTATGCGGGGTCTCTCTGAACGACTAGCCACACTCAAGGGCAGCCGACCTCCAGAGGCCGAGAACCAGCAGGAGTCTCATGGTGATCCCATTGAGCTCAAGACTCAAACCCTATAA
- the LOC127419260 gene encoding HAUS augmin-like complex subunit 8 — MASKKLTAVRKVEKTSLGDSKNSTTDNEVNSGNDSGARRKTKTSGTIVKSRYMQTEPKAHAKNGVPQQSTLVPPRPSSPRVSSTRKLREGMQSRRTLSTLADVNSTLMTSIVESLNLGENIIMQSTVLDGHCIRPDLDVSVIKDKVVPPSTGDSKNDERSLAMETFLLAFLTAKIEHNTQKLREEAEKNILTVMEKERQLHAQVNRKTRQCMLLEKQKQINNLLDLQIESLGPIAAAANKFSEEYESFATAIDATRHKLPVKNVHIGEDTGKFLDKAVGYLNRSERTLQQYTQDIPTDCEASAECLGEMKNAAREISQQLTKTFSALLEVSSLVRHEKVLVQQSLEEHQMGWDTAQTLF; from the exons atggcatccaaaaAGCTTACAGCTGTGCGGAAAGTAGAGAAAACATCTTTAGGGGATTCAAAGAA TTCTACCACCGACAATGAAGTCAACAGTGGAAATGACAGCGGTGCAAGGAGGAAAACCAAAA cctctGGCACAATTGTGAAGTCCCGGTACATGCAAACTGAACCGAAGGCTCATGCAAAG AATGGTGTGCCGCAGCAATCAACCCTGGTGCCACCCAGACCTTCCTCACCCAGAGTCAGCAGCACACGGAAGCTGAGAGAAGGCATGCAGTCAAGACGTACACTGAGTACACTGGCAGACGTTAACTCTACCT TGATGACCAGCATTGTAGAATCCTTAAATTTGGGGGAAAATATCATCATGCAGTCGACTGTGTTGGATGGCCACTGCATACGTCCAGATTTGGATGTCTCTGTCATCAAAG ATAAAGTTGTGCCGCCAAGCACAGGGGACTCCAAAAATGATGAAAGGAGCCTGGCAATGGAAACATTTTTGTTGGCCTTCCTCACTGCTAAG ATTGAGCATAATACTCAGAAATTGAGAGAGGAGGCGGAGAAGAATATTCTGACTGTTATGGAGAAAGAGCGGCAGTTGCACGCACAAGTGAATCGCAAGACACGGCAGTGTATGCTTCTGGAAAAGCAGAAACAAATCAACAATTTGCTGGATTTACAA attgaGTCTTTAGGCCCTATTGCTGCTGCAGCAAACAAGTTTTCAGAGGAGTACGAGTCTTTTGCCACAGCAATTGATGCCACAAGGCACAAGCTCCCTGTGAAGAATGTGCACATTGGAGAAGACACGGGGAAGTTCTTAG ACAAAGCAGTAGGATATCTGAATCGGAGTGAGCGTACCTTGCAACAGTATACGCAGGACATTCCCACAGACTGTGAGGCATCAGCAGAGTGTCTCGGAGAGATGAAGAATGCAGCACGTGAGATCAGCCAGCAGTTGACAAA gacTTTCTCTGCACTGCTGGAGGTGTCTTCACTAGTAAGACATGAGAAAGTTCTAGTACAGCAATCACTGGAGGAACATCAGATGGGATGGGACACAGCACAGACTCTCTTCTGA